From a single Methylacidiphilum kamchatkense Kam1 genomic region:
- a CDS encoding complex I NDUFA9 subunit family protein: MATILVTGGTGFIGKSIVKLLCQLGYKVRVSTRSLKQIKALYELSCEFLVGDLSDLSFARKCCSGVDAVIHLVGIIVEQGQDTFKKVHVQITKNMIQASKENGVKRFLHMSALGTRPNARSRYHQTKWTAEELVRNSELDWTIFQPSVVFGIGDDFTKRLYKMLFFQNNPLLLFPLIDGGKSKLQPIFVGNVAEAFVRAIPNPNTFHKTYPLTGPEVYSLKEILLLILDKGQIPYKIESFPFYTLSRIVMALLSFLVYPLIGLKALFEHWRGDFWAPYLLSWLLLSLLLRKSMEKRLLFNVPSAVALPLVGIVEKLIKNPPITKEMLVMLQEDSIADSSEAIKELDLQLVSFKTLLPDIIDAIVM; this comes from the coding sequence ATGGCAACCATACTAGTCACCGGTGGCACAGGGTTTATTGGTAAAAGTATAGTCAAGCTTCTTTGCCAGCTAGGATATAAGGTGAGAGTGTCGACTAGGAGTTTAAAGCAAATAAAAGCGCTTTACGAGCTATCTTGTGAATTCTTAGTGGGAGATCTTTCGGATTTGTCTTTTGCTAGAAAATGCTGTTCGGGAGTCGATGCCGTTATTCATTTAGTAGGAATTATTGTTGAGCAGGGACAAGATACTTTCAAGAAAGTGCATGTTCAAATTACTAAAAACATGATTCAAGCTTCTAAGGAAAACGGAGTGAAACGATTTCTTCACATGAGTGCATTAGGGACTCGTCCTAATGCTAGAAGCCGTTATCATCAAACAAAATGGACTGCCGAAGAACTTGTAAGAAATAGCGAACTGGATTGGACAATTTTTCAGCCCTCTGTTGTCTTTGGAATTGGAGATGATTTTACGAAAAGATTATATAAAATGCTTTTTTTTCAAAATAATCCTCTACTGTTATTCCCATTGATTGATGGGGGAAAAAGCAAGCTTCAACCTATATTCGTTGGAAATGTTGCAGAAGCCTTTGTTCGGGCCATCCCCAATCCTAATACCTTTCATAAAACCTACCCTCTTACTGGTCCAGAGGTCTACTCATTAAAAGAAATTCTATTGTTGATTTTAGATAAAGGTCAGATACCCTACAAAATTGAATCTTTTCCCTTTTATACATTATCAAGAATTGTGATGGCACTATTAAGCTTTTTAGTTTATCCTCTTATCGGCCTTAAGGCGTTGTTTGAACATTGGCGCGGAGACTTTTGGGCTCCATATCTGCTTTCTTGGCTTTTGCTCTCACTGCTGCTTCGTAAAAGTATGGAAAAGAGATTACTATTTAATGTGCCTTCTGCTGTTGCTTTACCTCTTGTTGGAATTGTTGAAAAACTAATCAAAAATCCACCTATAACAAAGGAAATGCTTGTGATGCTACAAGAAGACTCCATTGCCGATAGCTCCGAAGCAATTAAAGAACTTGATCTCCAATTGGTATCTTTTAAAACACTTCTGCCAGATATCATCGACGCAATTGTTATGTAA
- a CDS encoding cysteine desulfurase family protein, whose amino-acid sequence MKRIYLDYNASTPMDPEVIKEIALGMTVIGNPSSIHEEGRQARFLIEKAREKVAKLLGVKSKEIIFTSGGSESDSLALMGVIYGNKKKKNHIVLSAIEHHAVLETAASLEKNGCKITFVPCSKQGVVDVDKLASSLTDQTILVSIQSANNETGVCQPIEEIANLCKQKEIFFHSDIVQSIGKVPIDLKGLSLASLSAHKFYGPKGVGILYIKEGVPFERLIYGGNQEKGKRGGTENLLGIIGLAKALEISLLEMDEQKERQFQLIERLWESLADLPGIERIGDPTRRVPNTLLVLFSGLNGHDLLIGLDLAGIAASSGSACMSGTSQPSHVLMAMGYESSQAISSIRFSIGKFTTEEEITEAAQRIREVVLSQQKALT is encoded by the coding sequence ATGAAACGCATTTACCTTGACTACAATGCCTCAACCCCTATGGATCCTGAGGTTATCAAAGAAATAGCCTTAGGGATGACCGTCATAGGGAATCCTTCAAGCATCCATGAAGAGGGCAGACAGGCGCGCTTTCTAATAGAAAAAGCCCGTGAAAAAGTGGCCAAGCTTCTTGGAGTTAAAAGCAAGGAAATTATTTTTACTTCTGGAGGCTCAGAGAGTGATTCCTTGGCGCTCATGGGGGTAATCTATGGAAACAAGAAAAAGAAAAACCATATTGTTCTATCAGCAATAGAGCATCATGCAGTTTTAGAAACAGCCGCTTCCTTAGAAAAAAATGGATGCAAAATCACTTTCGTTCCCTGTTCTAAACAAGGAGTAGTCGATGTAGACAAATTAGCTTCTTCCCTTACGGATCAAACTATTCTTGTTTCCATCCAATCGGCAAACAATGAGACAGGAGTTTGCCAGCCAATTGAAGAAATAGCAAATCTGTGCAAACAAAAAGAAATTTTTTTTCATTCCGACATTGTTCAGAGCATCGGAAAAGTCCCCATAGATTTAAAAGGATTGTCTTTGGCTAGCCTTTCAGCTCATAAATTTTATGGACCCAAAGGTGTAGGAATCCTTTATATCAAAGAAGGGGTTCCGTTTGAAAGACTGATCTATGGCGGCAATCAAGAAAAAGGAAAGAGAGGCGGAACAGAGAATTTGTTAGGAATCATTGGACTAGCAAAAGCTTTAGAAATTTCTCTCCTAGAGATGGATGAACAAAAGGAAAGACAATTTCAACTCATCGAAAGACTGTGGGAATCCCTAGCTGATCTTCCAGGAATAGAGCGTATTGGAGATCCCACTCGCAGAGTACCTAATACGCTTCTTGTCCTCTTTTCAGGACTCAATGGACATGATCTTTTAATAGGGCTTGATCTTGCTGGCATTGCGGCATCTAGTGGTTCAGCTTGTATGTCTGGCACTAGTCAGCCTTCTCACGTCCTTATGGCGATGGGATATGAGTCTTCTCAAGCCATTTCTTCGATTCGATTTTCTATCGGAAAATTTACCACCGAAGAAGAAATTACCGAAGCAGCCCAAAGAATCAGAGAAGTAGTTCTCTCACAACAAAAAGCATTGACTTGA
- the epsC gene encoding serine O-acetyltransferase EpsC produces the protein MENFSFNLILEELLTSYKIYGGINCADGKNLPSKKAVSKLTEDLLSLIFPGFYISLSLSQDKVGSFCLEVLKRVYQALLEELEKSLLFSPIKDQTAESICQRFLSKLPEIRKILATDLKATYEGDPASASIEEVLLAYPGIEAIAVYRLAHVLYQENVALIPRMMTEWAHARTGIDIHPGAEIGSDFFIDHGTGIVIGETCKIGHHVKIYHGVTLGARSTKGGRKLRGQKRHPTIEDYVTIYPGATILGGETVIGAGSIIGGNVWLTHPVAPNSIVTLVDQEIRVRTKNE, from the coding sequence TTACCTCTTATAAGATTTATGGCGGCATCAATTGTGCTGACGGGAAGAACCTTCCTTCAAAAAAAGCCGTCTCAAAACTCACCGAAGACCTTTTAAGTCTTATCTTTCCTGGATTTTATATTTCTCTTTCTCTTTCTCAGGACAAAGTAGGGTCGTTTTGTTTGGAAGTTTTAAAAAGAGTGTATCAAGCTTTACTAGAGGAGCTGGAAAAAAGCTTACTTTTCTCTCCTATAAAGGATCAAACTGCTGAATCAATATGCCAGAGATTTTTATCTAAACTTCCAGAAATCAGGAAGATTTTAGCTACGGATCTAAAAGCAACCTATGAAGGAGATCCGGCTTCAGCAAGCATTGAAGAAGTACTTTTGGCATATCCAGGAATTGAAGCCATAGCTGTCTATAGATTAGCTCATGTACTTTATCAGGAAAATGTGGCCTTGATTCCAAGGATGATGACCGAATGGGCTCATGCAAGAACAGGAATTGACATCCATCCTGGAGCCGAGATTGGTTCAGATTTTTTCATAGACCATGGAACGGGCATTGTCATTGGGGAAACGTGCAAGATTGGACATCATGTGAAAATATACCATGGAGTTACTCTTGGTGCTCGATCCACCAAGGGGGGAAGAAAATTACGTGGACAAAAAAGGCATCCTACGATTGAAGATTACGTAACTATCTATCCAGGAGCAACCATTCTTGGAGGAGAAACAGTAATAGGGGCAGGCAGCATCATAGGTGGTAATGTCTGGCTGACACATCCAGTCGCTCCCAATTCGATTGTCACTCTGGTAGATCAAGAAATTCGCGTAAGAACGAAGAACGAATAG